Proteins encoded by one window of Chaetodon trifascialis isolate fChaTrf1 chromosome 15, fChaTrf1.hap1, whole genome shotgun sequence:
- the olfm2a gene encoding noelin-2a isoform X1 — translation MSVPMLKIGAVLSTMAMVTNWMSQTLPSLVGLNGTTISRGGTSERIVSALYPSPEEGWQIYSSAQDADGKCICTVVAPAQNMCNRDPRSRQLRQLMEKVQNISQSMEVLDLRTYRDLQYVRNTESLMKVVDGKLKVASENPRSLNPKGFQELKDKVTQLLPLLPVLEQYKADAKMILRLREEVRNLSLVLMAIQEEMGAYDYEELRQRVLLLETRLHSCMQKLGCGKLTGVSNPITVRASGSRFGSWMTDTMIPSSDNRVWSMDGYFKGRRVLEYRTMNDFMKGQNFVQHLLPHPWAGTGHVVYNGSLYYNKYQSNIIIKYHFRSRSVLVQRSLSGAGYNNTFPYSWGGSSDIDLMADENGLWAVYTTIPNAGNIVISRLEPQSLEVLQTWDTGFPKRSAGESFMICGTLYVTNSHLAGAKIYFAYYTNTSSYEYTDIPFHNQYSHISMMDYNPRERVLYTWNNGHQVLYNVTLFQVIKTSGD, via the exons ATGAGCGTTCCCATGCTAAAGATTGGGGCGGTGCTCAGCACCATGGCCATGGTGACCAACTGGATGTCTCAGACTCTCCCCTCTCTGGTGGGACTCAACGGGACCACCATCTCCAGAGGGGGCACCTCGGAGCGGATTGTCAGC GCTCTGTACCCGAGCCCAGAGGAGGGCTGGCAGATCTACAGCTCGGCACAGGACGCAGATGGGAAGTGTATCTGTACTGTGGTTGCACCAGCCCAGAACATGTGTAACCGCGACCCACGCAGCAGGCAGCTTCGCCAGCTCATGGAGAAG gttCAGAACATTAGCCAGTCAATGGAGGTGCTGGACCTGAGGACGTACAGAGATCTACAATATGTAAGGAACACAGAGAGCCTAATGAAAGTGGTGGATGGAAAGCTGAAGGTGGCCTCTGAAAATCCCCGCAGTCTCAATCCAAAGGGCTTTCAG GAGTTGAAAGACAAGGTGACCCAGCTACTCCCCCTACTGCCAGTGCTGGAACAATACAAGGCGGATGCCAAGATGATCCTTCGTCTtcgggaggaggtgaggaatcTGTCCTTGGTGCTGATGGCCATCCAGGAAGAGATGGGGGCCTATGATTATGAGGAGCTCCGCCAGAGagtcctgctgctggagaccAGGCTGCACTCCTGCATGCAGAAACTAG GTTGTGGGAAGTTGACTGGCGTCAGTAATCCCATCACAGTGCGTGCATCAGGGTCAAGGTTCGGCTCGTGGATGACAGATACCATGATCCCCAGCTCAGACAACAGA GTGTGGTCTATGGATGGTTACTTCAAGGGACGGCGTGTCCTGGAATACCGCACAATGAATGATTTCATGAAGGGCCAGAACTTTGTGCAGCATTTGCTGCCTCACCCCTGGGCAGGCACTGGCCATGTGGTCTACAACGGCTCACTGTACTACAACAAGTACCAgagcaacatcatcatcaaatacCACTTCCGTTCTCGAAGTGTGCTGGTGCAGCGCAGCCTGAGTGGGGCCGGCTATAACAATACCTTTCCCTACTCCTGGGGTGGCTCCTCTGACATCGACCTCATGGCGGATGAGAATGGCCTGTGGGCCGTTTACACCACCATCCCCAATGCTGGGAACATTGTCATCAGCCGCCTGGAGCCTCAGAGTCTGGAAGTGCTGCAGACTTGGGACACAGGTTTTCCCAAGCGCAGTGCTGGAGAGTCTTTCATGATCTGTGGTACACTTTACGTCACCAACTCCCACCTCGCTGGTGCCAAAATCTACTTTGCCTACTACACCAACACATCAAGCTACGAGTACACAGACATCCCCTTCCACAATCAATACTCCCATATCTCCATGATGGACTACAATCCCAGGGAGAGGGTCCTGTACACCTGGAACAACGGACACCAGGTGCTGTACAATGTCACACTGTTCCAGGTTATTAAGACTTCTGGGGACTGA
- the olfm2a gene encoding noelin-2a isoform X2: protein MHLFSAMFLLVMLAVMPCEALYPSPEEGWQIYSSAQDADGKCICTVVAPAQNMCNRDPRSRQLRQLMEKVQNISQSMEVLDLRTYRDLQYVRNTESLMKVVDGKLKVASENPRSLNPKGFQELKDKVTQLLPLLPVLEQYKADAKMILRLREEVRNLSLVLMAIQEEMGAYDYEELRQRVLLLETRLHSCMQKLGCGKLTGVSNPITVRASGSRFGSWMTDTMIPSSDNRVWSMDGYFKGRRVLEYRTMNDFMKGQNFVQHLLPHPWAGTGHVVYNGSLYYNKYQSNIIIKYHFRSRSVLVQRSLSGAGYNNTFPYSWGGSSDIDLMADENGLWAVYTTIPNAGNIVISRLEPQSLEVLQTWDTGFPKRSAGESFMICGTLYVTNSHLAGAKIYFAYYTNTSSYEYTDIPFHNQYSHISMMDYNPRERVLYTWNNGHQVLYNVTLFQVIKTSGD, encoded by the exons GCTCTGTACCCGAGCCCAGAGGAGGGCTGGCAGATCTACAGCTCGGCACAGGACGCAGATGGGAAGTGTATCTGTACTGTGGTTGCACCAGCCCAGAACATGTGTAACCGCGACCCACGCAGCAGGCAGCTTCGCCAGCTCATGGAGAAG gttCAGAACATTAGCCAGTCAATGGAGGTGCTGGACCTGAGGACGTACAGAGATCTACAATATGTAAGGAACACAGAGAGCCTAATGAAAGTGGTGGATGGAAAGCTGAAGGTGGCCTCTGAAAATCCCCGCAGTCTCAATCCAAAGGGCTTTCAG GAGTTGAAAGACAAGGTGACCCAGCTACTCCCCCTACTGCCAGTGCTGGAACAATACAAGGCGGATGCCAAGATGATCCTTCGTCTtcgggaggaggtgaggaatcTGTCCTTGGTGCTGATGGCCATCCAGGAAGAGATGGGGGCCTATGATTATGAGGAGCTCCGCCAGAGagtcctgctgctggagaccAGGCTGCACTCCTGCATGCAGAAACTAG GTTGTGGGAAGTTGACTGGCGTCAGTAATCCCATCACAGTGCGTGCATCAGGGTCAAGGTTCGGCTCGTGGATGACAGATACCATGATCCCCAGCTCAGACAACAGA GTGTGGTCTATGGATGGTTACTTCAAGGGACGGCGTGTCCTGGAATACCGCACAATGAATGATTTCATGAAGGGCCAGAACTTTGTGCAGCATTTGCTGCCTCACCCCTGGGCAGGCACTGGCCATGTGGTCTACAACGGCTCACTGTACTACAACAAGTACCAgagcaacatcatcatcaaatacCACTTCCGTTCTCGAAGTGTGCTGGTGCAGCGCAGCCTGAGTGGGGCCGGCTATAACAATACCTTTCCCTACTCCTGGGGTGGCTCCTCTGACATCGACCTCATGGCGGATGAGAATGGCCTGTGGGCCGTTTACACCACCATCCCCAATGCTGGGAACATTGTCATCAGCCGCCTGGAGCCTCAGAGTCTGGAAGTGCTGCAGACTTGGGACACAGGTTTTCCCAAGCGCAGTGCTGGAGAGTCTTTCATGATCTGTGGTACACTTTACGTCACCAACTCCCACCTCGCTGGTGCCAAAATCTACTTTGCCTACTACACCAACACATCAAGCTACGAGTACACAGACATCCCCTTCCACAATCAATACTCCCATATCTCCATGATGGACTACAATCCCAGGGAGAGGGTCCTGTACACCTGGAACAACGGACACCAGGTGCTGTACAATGTCACACTGTTCCAGGTTATTAAGACTTCTGGGGACTGA